A single region of the Capra hircus breed San Clemente chromosome 14, ASM170441v1, whole genome shotgun sequence genome encodes:
- the MCM4 gene encoding LOW QUALITY PROTEIN: DNA replication licensing factor MCM4 (The sequence of the model RefSeq protein was modified relative to this genomic sequence to represent the inferred CDS: deleted 1 base in 1 codon): protein MSSPASTPSRRGSRRAASAQPRQDPLSSGEPQPLPSSPGAEPRTPSRAPPAVVPLDLDLSSPLTYGTPSSRVEGTPRSGVRGTPLRQRPDLGSARKGLQVDLHSDGPAAEDTVASEQSLGQKLVIWGTDVNVATCKENFQRFLQRFIDPLAKEEENVGIDITEPLYMQRLGEINVTGEPFLNVNCEHIKSFDTNLYRQLICYPQEVIPTFDMAVNEIFFDRYPDSILEHQIQVRPFNALKTKNMRNLNPEDIDQLIAISGMVIRTSQLIPEMQEAFFQCQVCAHTARVEIDRGRIAEPCVCERCHTSHSMALIHNRSVFSDKQMIKLQESPEDMPAGQTPHTVVLFAHNDLVDKVQPGDRVHITGIYRAVPIRINPRVSNVKSVYKTHIDVIHYRKTDSKRLHGLDEEAEQKLFSEKRVELLKELSRKPDIYERLASALAPSIYEHEDIKKGILLQLFGGTRKDFSHTGRGKFRAEINILLCGDPGTSKSQLLQYVHNLVPRGQYTSGKGSSAVGLTAYVMKDPETRQLVLQTGALVLSDNGVCCIDEFDKMSESTRSVLHEVMEQQTLSIAKAGIICQLNARTSILAAANPIESQWNPKKTTIENIQLPHTLLSRFDLIFLMLDPQDEAYDRRLAHHLVSLYYQSEEQAQEEGMDMAVLRDYIAYAHSTVTPRLSQDASQALVEAYVDMRKVGSSRGMVSAYPRQLESLIRLAEAHAKVRFSNKVEAIDVEEAKRLHREALKQSATDPRTGIVDISILTTGMSATSRKRKEELAEALRKLILSKGKTPALKYQQLFEDIRGQSDIAITKDMFEEALRALADDDFLTVTGKTVRLL from the exons ATGTCGTCTCCTGCATCTACCCCGAGCCGCCGCGGCTCCCGGCGGGCCGCCTCAGCTCAGCCAC GCCAGGACCCCTTGTCGTCCGGAGAGCCGCAGCCGCTGCCCTCGTCGCCTGGCGCCGAGCCCCGCACCCCGTCCCGCGCACCGCCCGCAG TGGTCCCCCTGGACCTGGACCTGAGCTCGCCGCTGACCTACGGCACCCCCAGCTCGCGGGTGGAGGGCACCCCGAGGAGCGGCGTGCGCGGCACTCCCTTGCGGCAGAGACCCGACCTGGGCTCGGCCCGAAAGGGACTGCAGGTGGACCTGCACTCGGACGGG CCTGCCGCAGAAGATACAGTGGCGAGCGAA CAGTCTTTGGGCCAAAAACTCGTGATTTGGGGAACAGATGTAAACGTGGCAACGTGCAAAGAAAACTTTCAG AGATTTCTTCAGCGTTTCATTGATCCTCTggctaaagaagaagaaaatgttggCATAGACATTACTGAACCTCTGTACATGCAGCGACTTGGAGAG ATTAATGTTACTGGAGAGCCGTTTTTAAACGTAAACTGTGAACACATAAAATCATTTGATACAAACCTCTACAGACAGCTCATCTGTTACCCACAG GAAGTCATCCCAACTTTTGACATGGCAGTCAATGAGATCTTCTTTGACCGCTACCCTGACTCAATCTTAGAGCATCAGATTCAAGTGAGACCATTCAACGCCTTGAAGACTAAGAATATGAGGAACCTGAATCCAGAAG ATATCGATCAGCTCATCGCCATCAGTGGCATGGTGATCAGGACATCCCAGCTGATTCCAGAGATGCAGGAGGCCTTCTTCCAGTGCCAAGTGTGTGCCCACACAGCCCGCGTGGAGATAGACCGTGGCCGCATCGCCGAGCCCTGCGTGTGCGAGCGCTGCCACACCAGCCACAGCATGGCCCTCATCCACAACCGCTCTGTGTTCTCCGACAAGCAGATG ATCAAGCTTCAGGAGTCCCCCGAAGACATGCCCGCGGGGCAGACGCCGCACACGGTCGTCCTCTTTGCTCACAATGACCTCGTGGACAAGGTCCAGCCTGGGGACAGAGTGCACATCACAG GCATCTATCGAGCCGTCCCCATTCGCATCAACCCCAGAGTGAGCAATGTGAAGTCTGTCTACAAAACCCACATTGATGTCATTCACTACCGGAAGACTGACTCAAAGCGTCTGCATGGCCTTGACGAAGAAGCAGAGCAGAAACTTTTCTCTGAGAAACGTGTGGAGTTGCTCAAAGAGCTTTCCAGGAAGCCAGACATCTATGAGAGGCTTGCATCTGCCCTGGCGCCAAGCATCTATGAGcatgaagatataaagaag GGAATCTTGCTTCAGCTCTTCGGTGGGACTAGAAAGGATTTCAGCCACACGGGGAGGGGCAAGTTCCGCGCGGAGATCAACATCCTGCTGTGCGGGGACCCAGGGACCAGCAAGTCCCAGCTGCTGCAATACGTGCACAACCTGGTCCCGCGGGGCCAGTACACGTCTGGGAAGGGCTCCAGTGCCGTGGGCCTCACTGCCTACGTCATGAAGGACCCTGAGACGCGGCAGCTGGTGTTGCAGACCGGCGCCCTGGTGCTGAGCGACAATGGCGTCTGCTGCATCGACGAGTTCGACAAGATGAGTGAAAGCACGCGCTCCGTGCTACACGAGGTCATGGAGCAGCAGACACTGTCCATCGCCAAG GCTGGGATCATCTGTCAGCTCAACGCCCGCACCTCCATCCTGGCAGCAGCAAACCCGATTGAGTCTCAGTGGAATCCGAAAAAAACCACCATTGAAAACATCCAGCTGCCCCACACACTCTTATCAAG GTTTGACTTGATCTTCCTCATGCTGGACCCCCAGGACGAGGCATACGACCGGCGCCTGGCTCACCACCTGGTGTCCCTGTACTACCAGAGTGAggagcaggcacaggaggagggcatggacatGGCGGTGCTCAGGGACTACATCGCCTACGCGCACAGCACCGTGACACCAAGGCTCAGCCAGGACGCCAGCCAGGCCCTCGTTGAG GCCTACGTGGACATGAGGAAGGTTGGCAGCAGCCGAGGGATGGTGTCTGCGTACCCCCGGCAGCTGGAGTCGCTGATCCGCTTGGCAGAAGCCCACGCGAAAGTGCGGTTTTCAAACAAGGTGGAGGCCATTGATGTGGAGGAGGCGAAGCGCCTGCACCGGGAGGCACTGAAGCAGTCGGCCACCGACCCGCGGACAGGCATCGTAGACATCTCCATCCTCACCACAG GAATGAGTGCTACCTCTCGGAAGCGGAAAGAAGAGTTAGCGGAAGCATTGAGAAAGCTTATTTTATCGAAGGGCAAGACACCAGCCCTGAAATACCAGCAGCTCTTTGAAGATATTCGGGGACAGTCTGACATA GCAATCACCAAGGACATGTTTGAAGAAGCGCTGCGCGCCCTGGCAGATGACGACTTCTTGACAGTAACTGGGAAGACTGTGCGTCTGCTCTGA